From Deinococcus detaillensis:
ACTCTCCCCCGTTGCTGATCTGGCTCAGGGCAATAGACGGCACGCCCAGCGACACGCCTTCAATCGCCGCCGCCACCGTGCCGGAATGGGTCAAATCGTCGCCCATGTTGGCCCCCAGGTTGATGCCGCTGACCACCATATCGGGGCGGCCCAGCAAGTTTGCGCCCAGCACCACGCAGTCGGCGGGCGTGCCGTCGACTCGGTAAGCCGGAATGTCGCCGAAACCCGCCGCTCTGGTGTGTTTGAAGCGCAGCGGGCGGCGAAAGGTGATGCCGTGCCCGACACCGCTCTGCTCCACGTCGGGGGCGACCACCACGACGTCAGCGATGCGGGCAATGGCAAGGGCCAGCGCCTTGATGCCGGGCGAGAAGATGCCGTCGTCGTTGGCCACCAGAACGCGCTTGCGGGCGGGGTGCGGCGAGGTGCTGGCAGAGGTGTTGTCAGAAGTCATAGCCGTCAGGTTAGCGCGGTGAGGTCAGGGGAATGGGAAGGAAGTGACGAGCCTGCCAACTTCACGCCGTCCACTCCCGCATACACAGCACCAGCCGGTAGCCATCCGGGTCAGCCAACGTCACCCCCCACTGATCCCAGTACGGATTGAGCGCCGCCACCCGCACGCCGCCGCAGGCTTCCAGGTGTTTGACGGTGCTTTCCGGGACCACTTCGCCCAGATACAACACCAGCAAATCGTCGGCGCTGGGCGTGGGTACGGTCCGGTGCAGGGCCGAGTGGGTCAGCTCCAGGTGCCAGGTCGCTCCCGGCAGGCCCAGCATCAGCAGCGAGAACTCGGTGTCAGCGGTGGCCGTGTGTTGGTGCAGCACCTCCAGGCCCAAGCCCCGCCCATAAAAGCGCTCGGCGGCGGCCAGATCGAGGCTGGGCCGCGCCAGACGAATCCGGGTCTGCGCCGTGAGGGAAAGCACCGCTTACTTCTGCGGCTCGATGGTGACTTTGCCGGTGGTCTTGCGGTCCAGGATGTCCTGAAACGCCTGCGCCGACTGCTCAAGCGGGTAACGCGGGCCGACTTGTGGGCGCAGCTTGCCCGCCGCCACCAGCGGATTAAAGAAGGCCAGCGCGTCCCTGACCATGCTCGGGTCGCCCATCATCGGGGTGAGCCACACGCCGGTCACGCTCAGGTTTTTCTTCATCAGGGCAGCGGGATTGATGGTGGCCTGCTCACCGCTAGCCGCGCCCACGATCATCAGGCGGCCCATGTTGGCCAGCATCTTCAGGCTTTTGGCGACCATCTCGCCGCCGGTGATTTCCACCAGAATGTTGACGCCGCCGCTGCCCGCCGCTTCCTTGACCGCCTCCACGATGTCCTCGCGCTCGGAATTAAGGGTCGTCTGCGCTCCCAAGTCGGCGGCTATTTTCAGCTTGGCGTCGGTGCTGGCCAGCGCAATGATGTTGAGTTCAAGCGCTTTGGCAACCTGAATCAGCGCTGTGCCGAGTGCGCCCGCCGCGCCCTGAATCAGCACCGTTTCGCCTTTTTGGGCGCGGCCCAAAGTGATCAGGGTGATGAAGGCGGTGTAATAGCTCACCGGAAAAGCGGCGGCTTCGGCGGCGTCCAGACCGTCCGGCACCGGAATGATGCCGCGCAGAGGAACGATGGCGTATTCCTGCAAAGCCCCTTGCCCAGTCAGCGCGGCGACTTGCTGGCCCACTTCAAAGCCGGTGACGCCCTCGCCCAGCGCGTCAATGGTTCCGGCAAACTCGCCGCCGGGAATCAGTGGCAGCTTGGTGGGCGTCAGATACTGACCCTTGACAGCCAGTACGTCGGCAAAGTTTATGCCCGCCGCCTGCACTTTGAGGCGCACTTGGCCCGCACGTGGTTCGGGCTTGGCAACTTCACGCAGCTGCATCACGTCGGGGTTGCCGGTTTGTTCTACCCAGATTTGGCGCATGGTCTCGGAATTGGTCATGGCTCTACTTTAAGCGCCTGCTGATCGCCCGGATGAAGGAGAGAGCACGTTGTACAGTAAGCGCCGTGTTCGCCTCGGAGTTGCAACAAACGGTGAGTGGCGGCGGTTGACCTGCTCGCCTGCGCGTGAAACCATGAGCGGGCCAAGTCAACCTATCAGACACGTTGAGCGTTTCAGCCCTCTTCACCCACACCGCACCCCGGAGGTAGCACCGTGAGCATCGTAGACCAGATTCGCCAGGGCAACGTTCTCGTTTTGACCATCAACAATCCGCCCGTCAACGCCTTCTCGCCGGGCGTGCCGGAAGGCCTTCACGCTGGTCTGGACGCCGCCGAGCAGGATCAGGCCATCAAGTCGGTGGTCATCATCGGCGGTGGGCGCACCTTCATCGCCGGGGCCGACATCAAGACCTTCGACCTGCCCCGCGAACAGTCGCCCGATCTGCGCGGTTTCATCGTGCGGCTGGACGCCTTTGCCAAGCCGACGGTGGCCGCCATTCACGGCACGGCCCTCGGCGGCGGCCTGGAAGTGGCGCTGGCCTGCACCTACCGGGTGGCCGTCAAGGACGCCATGCTGGGCCTGCCAGAAGTCAAACTCGGCGTGCTGCCGGGCGCGGGCGGCACCCAGCGTTTGCCGCGTGTGGTCGGCGCTCAGAAGGCGCTGGAGATGATGCTGTCGGGCAACCCGATTAAAGCCAGCGAGGCGGCTGGGCTGGGACTGGTCGACGAAATTGTAGACGGCGATCTGCTGACGGGTGCGGTGAAGTTTGCCGAGGCGCACGCTGACGCCCGCCCGCTGCCGCGCATCAGCGAGAAGACCGCCGAGGGCAGCCCTGAAGTCTTTGCCGCCGCCCGAGAAGGCATCAAGAAGACCCACCGGGGTCAGCTCGCGCCCAGTTTCATTATCGACCTGGCCGAAAAGGCCACCACCACGCCGTTTCAGGAAGGCTGGGACGCCGAGGCCAGTTTATTCATGCAGGCCAAGGACTCGCCGCAATCGCGTGGGCTGCGCCACATCTTCTTCGCCGAGCGCGAGGCGGGCAAGATCGCGGGCCTCGGCAAGGACACGCCGCAAAGCGAGATCAAGTCGGTGGGCATCATTGGCGCGGGTACGATGGGCGGCGGCATCGCCATGAACTTCCTGAATGCGGGCATGCCGGTGATGATCGTGGAAACCGCGCAGGACGCCCTGGACCGGGGCCTGGCGACCATTCGCAAGAACTACGAGAACACCGCCAAGAAAGGCCGCATGACCCAGGATGACGTCGAGAAGCGGATGGGTCTGCTGACGCCCACCCTGGACATGGCTGACCTCAAAGACGCTGACATCATCATCGAAGCGGTGTTTGAGAACATGGACGTTAAGAAGGACATCTTCACCAAGCTGGACGGCATTGCCAAGCCCGGCGCGATTCTGGCGTCCAACACGTCAACCTTGGACGTGAACGAGATCGCCAGCGTCACCAAGCGCCCCGAAAGTGTGATCGGATTGCACTTTTTCAGCCCTGCCAACGTGATGAAATTGCTGGAGATCGTGCGGGCCGACAAGACCTCGGCTTCGGTGCTGGCGACCAGCATGGCGCTGGCCAAGAAGATCAAGAAAGTCGGCGTGGTGGTGGGCGTCTGTGACGGCTTCGTCGGCAACCGGATGATTCACCGCTACAGCGACGAAGCCCGGCAACTGGTGGAAGCGGGCGCGGCCCCGCAGGACGTGGACGCCGCCATGAACGGGCTGGGACTCCCGATGGGGCCATTCCAGATGGGCGATATGGCCGGGCTGGACATCGGTTACGCCATTCGCCAGCATCAGGCCAAGGTCGCGGGTAAGCCCAAACCGGACGGCTGGCTCGACCGGATCGTGGAAAAGGGCCGCAAGGGTCAGAAAACGGCGGCGGGCATCTACGATTACGGCGAAGACCGCAAGCCCAAGCCGAATGCCGAAGTCACGCAGCTTCTCTCCAACTACCGCGCCGAGCAGGGTATTACGCCCCGTGAAGTCGGTCAGGAAGAGGCCGCCAAACGCCTGACCTACAGTCTCGTCAATGAAGGCGCGAAGATTCTGGAAGAAGGCATTGCCCAGCGGGCCGGTGACATCGACGTGATCTACATCTACGGTTACGGCTTCCCGGCCTACCGGGGCGGCCCGATGCAGTACGCCGACGAGCAAGGCCTGAAGAATGTGGTGGCCGATCTGGAGCAGTACGGCCAGACGCCCGCGCCTTTGCTGAAGCAATTGGCCGATGCGGGGGGAACGTTTGCGGGGTGGGACAAGGGGGCGGGGCGGGGGTGAGTGCAAAAATATCGGTAGCCATCGCTCGGCGGTCAGTCGCTTGACCCATCCCTTTTATTGGGAACACTCGCTGGAAGTGCTGCGGGTGTCCGGGTCGCTGGATGCTCAACTTCAAGTCAAATTCACTGCTCAAGCCTTATGACCATCCAAGTTCGAGTCCTCAACCCCAACGAGGCCCATATTCTCAATCATCTCGCCCCAGACGTGTTTGACAATCCACCTGACCCGCGCTGGACGGCAGAGTTTTTCGCGGATGCCCGGCACCATCTGGCCGCCGCGCTGGACGGGGAAACGGTGGTGGGCATGGCGTCTGGCGTCCACTATGTCCACCCCGACAAGCCGCCGGAACTGTTCATCAACGAGGTGGGCGTGTCGGACGCTTATCAGGGGCAAGGGCTGGGGCGGCGGCTGATGGACACGTTGCTAGAGCACGCCCGCACGCTGGGCTGCGTGGCAGCCTGGACGCTGACCGAGCCGGACAATGTGGCCGCCCGCCGCCTGTATTCGGCAGTGGGCGGCGAGGAAGACACCTGCCAGATTTCCGTTTTCCCGCTCGGCCAGGAGAATGCTTAGGTGCTCAACGTTGCCTTCCTCACCGACGCGCCGCGAGTGGCGGGCAGCGAAGTGTGGCTGCTCAGCGTGCTACCGCATCTGCCAGCGCTGGGCATTGCTCCGGCGGTGTTTGTGCCGGTGGGAGTGGCCTTGGACACCTTCGCTGAGCGGCTGACGGCGGCGGGCCTCCCTGTGACCCGCTTCGAGCGGCTCGCTGAATTGCCCGTCCTGACCCGCGACTTCGACCTGCGAGTGATGCACGCCTGGGGGCTGCTCACCTACGCCCACCTCTTCCCGCAGCTGGCCGAGCCGCGCTGGGTGGTCATTCATGACCAGCTGGAGTTCTTTTATCCGCTGGGCCTGCGGGCCTTTTACCGGCTGGGCTTTCGGCTGACCAAAGGCTGGGGCATGCGCTCTGCCAGCGGCGTGCT
This genomic window contains:
- the surE gene encoding 5'/3'-nucleotidase SurE, with the protein product MTSDNTSASTSPHPARKRVLVANDDGIFSPGIKALALAIARIADVVVVAPDVEQSGVGHGITFRRPLRFKHTRAAGFGDIPAYRVDGTPADCVVLGANLLGRPDMVVSGINLGANMGDDLTHSGTVAAAIEGVSLGVPSIALSQISNGGEYDFAAGADYAAKLVERVLREGLPPRTFLNVNIPPVIKGVRVTRLSDHRYEDTLVTRQDPEGRDYHWVSGKPRAEYAGDTDFGAVEDGFISVTPIRMDLTARDLMNQVAGYLPEV
- a CDS encoding VOC family protein, whose translation is MLSLTAQTRIRLARPSLDLAAAERFYGRGLGLEVLHQHTATADTEFSLLMLGLPGATWHLELTHSALHRTVPTPSADDLLVLYLGEVVPESTVKHLEACGGVRVAALNPYWDQWGVTLADPDGYRLVLCMREWTA
- a CDS encoding quinone oxidoreductase family protein; protein product: MTNSETMRQIWVEQTGNPDVMQLREVAKPEPRAGQVRLKVQAAGINFADVLAVKGQYLTPTKLPLIPGGEFAGTIDALGEGVTGFEVGQQVAALTGQGALQEYAIVPLRGIIPVPDGLDAAEAAAFPVSYYTAFITLITLGRAQKGETVLIQGAAGALGTALIQVAKALELNIIALASTDAKLKIAADLGAQTTLNSEREDIVEAVKEAAGSGGVNILVEITGGEMVAKSLKMLANMGRLMIVGAASGEQATINPAALMKKNLSVTGVWLTPMMGDPSMVRDALAFFNPLVAAGKLRPQVGPRYPLEQSAQAFQDILDRKTTGKVTIEPQK
- a CDS encoding 3-hydroxyacyl-CoA dehydrogenase NAD-binding domain-containing protein, whose translation is MSIVDQIRQGNVLVLTINNPPVNAFSPGVPEGLHAGLDAAEQDQAIKSVVIIGGGRTFIAGADIKTFDLPREQSPDLRGFIVRLDAFAKPTVAAIHGTALGGGLEVALACTYRVAVKDAMLGLPEVKLGVLPGAGGTQRLPRVVGAQKALEMMLSGNPIKASEAAGLGLVDEIVDGDLLTGAVKFAEAHADARPLPRISEKTAEGSPEVFAAAREGIKKTHRGQLAPSFIIDLAEKATTTPFQEGWDAEASLFMQAKDSPQSRGLRHIFFAEREAGKIAGLGKDTPQSEIKSVGIIGAGTMGGGIAMNFLNAGMPVMIVETAQDALDRGLATIRKNYENTAKKGRMTQDDVEKRMGLLTPTLDMADLKDADIIIEAVFENMDVKKDIFTKLDGIAKPGAILASNTSTLDVNEIASVTKRPESVIGLHFFSPANVMKLLEIVRADKTSASVLATSMALAKKIKKVGVVVGVCDGFVGNRMIHRYSDEARQLVEAGAAPQDVDAAMNGLGLPMGPFQMGDMAGLDIGYAIRQHQAKVAGKPKPDGWLDRIVEKGRKGQKTAAGIYDYGEDRKPKPNAEVTQLLSNYRAEQGITPREVGQEEAAKRLTYSLVNEGAKILEEGIAQRAGDIDVIYIYGYGFPAYRGGPMQYADEQGLKNVVADLEQYGQTPAPLLKQLADAGGTFAGWDKGAGRG
- a CDS encoding GNAT family N-acetyltransferase, whose product is MTIQVRVLNPNEAHILNHLAPDVFDNPPDPRWTAEFFADARHHLAAALDGETVVGMASGVHYVHPDKPPELFINEVGVSDAYQGQGLGRRLMDTLLEHARTLGCVAAWTLTEPDNVAARRLYSAVGGEEDTCQISVFPLGQENA